The Drosophila biarmipes strain raj3 chromosome 2L, RU_DBia_V1.1, whole genome shotgun sequence genome has a window encoding:
- the LOC108023832 gene encoding LOW QUALITY PROTEIN: tetraspanin-17 (The sequence of the model RefSeq protein was modified relative to this genomic sequence to represent the inferred CDS: inserted 2 bases in 1 codon), producing the protein MPVALRKIRRETSEVSCCLKYLLFASNVFLWLSALLVLSVGIWAWSQKDTFRNITRLHFIALDPAFVLIFLGGVTFLLGLMGSVGALRENTCLLAAYAIFLCVMLIAEICFCTVGFVLKDKGWIKNQATEGLKAFIRHYREDADQQNLIDWIQEDWLQCCGIEGPKDWDSNNYFNWSSIVIGSREACGVPFSXELIKNKQCGYDVRKDGYGMELSKIIYEKGCVQAGEEWMEHNLIIISTTVIAVMFFQILGICFAQNLRADVYNRKSKWI; encoded by the exons ATGCCAGTTGCTTTGCGCAAGATACGCCGAGAGACCAGTGAAGTCAGCTGTTGCCTTAAGTACCTTCTTTTCGCCAGCAATGTGTTTCTGTGGCTTTCGGCTTTGCTGGTCTTGTCAGTTGGAATCTGGGCATGGAGTCAGAAGGACACATTTCGGAACATAACTCGGTTGCACTTCATCGCCTTAGACCCTGCCTTTGTCCTGATCTTCCTGGGCGGCGTAACCTTTTTGCTGGGCCTTATGGGCAGCGTGGGGGCCTTGCGCGAAAACACTTGTCTTTTAGCAGCG TACGCGATCTTTCTCTGTGTCATGCTTATCGCAGAGATCTGCTTCTGTACTGTGGGCTTCGTCCTGAAGGACAAAGGATGG ATAAAGAACCAGGCCACCGAGGGCTTAAAGGCCTTTATCCGTCACTATCGAGAGGACGCTGACCAACAGAATCTTATTGACTGGATACAGGAGGACTGGTTACAATGTTGCGGCATTGAGGGGCCGAAAGACTGGGACAGCAACAACTACTTTAACTGGTCGTCTATCGTTATTGGCAGTAGAGAGGCGTGTGGGGTACCCTTTTC TGAActgattaaaaacaaacaatgcgGCTACGATGTGCGCAAGGATGGATAC GGCATGGAGCtgtcaaaaattatatatgaaAAGGGCTGTGTTCAAGCTGGCGAAGAATGGATGGAacacaatttaattattatttccacTACTGTTATTGCTGTGATGTTTTTCCAG atcCTAGGAATATGCTTTGCTCAGAACTTACGCGCCGATGTGTATAATCGAAAGTCAAAGTGGATCTGA